The Phycisphaeraceae bacterium genome has a window encoding:
- the hisG gene encoding ATP phosphoribosyltransferase, translated as MTPAQQPGILRFALPKGRMQDNVLRLLDDAGVKVRLGQREYRPTISLPGFETKFLKPQNIVEMLDTGSRDLGFAGADWVAELGAGVVELLDTGLDPVHLVAAGPTGLLVNGQLPVQELLVASEYESLTRQWIARNGLNARFVRSFGATEVFPPEDADLIVDNSATGSTLVANGLTIVDTLMTSSTRLYAHPRALEDGAKRERIDHLVLLLKSVLEARRRVMLEVNVTRDNLEQVVAVLPCMREPTIASLHGDTGFAVKAAVPRADLPTLIPAIKQAGGTDIVISQTTQIVP; from the coding sequence ATGACACCCGCCCAACAGCCCGGCATCCTTCGTTTCGCCCTGCCCAAAGGCCGCATGCAGGACAACGTTCTGCGCCTGCTTGATGACGCGGGCGTGAAGGTGCGTCTGGGCCAGCGGGAGTACCGCCCCACCATCTCGCTGCCCGGCTTCGAAACCAAGTTTCTCAAGCCGCAGAACATCGTGGAGATGCTCGACACCGGCTCGCGCGACCTGGGCTTCGCCGGAGCCGACTGGGTGGCGGAGCTCGGCGCGGGCGTGGTGGAGCTGCTCGACACCGGGTTGGATCCCGTTCACCTGGTGGCCGCGGGGCCCACGGGCCTGCTCGTCAACGGGCAACTACCAGTGCAGGAACTGCTGGTCGCCTCGGAGTACGAATCGCTCACGCGGCAGTGGATCGCCCGGAATGGACTGAACGCCCGGTTCGTACGGTCGTTCGGCGCCACAGAGGTCTTCCCTCCCGAGGACGCCGACCTGATCGTGGACAACTCCGCCACCGGTTCGACGCTGGTCGCCAACGGGTTGACCATCGTCGATACGCTGATGACTTCCTCGACGCGGCTCTACGCGCACCCGCGGGCGCTTGAAGATGGGGCCAAGCGCGAACGGATCGATCACCTGGTGCTGCTGCTGAAGTCCGTGCTCGAAGCCCGTCGACGCGTCATGCTGGAGGTCAACGTGACCCGCGACAACCTGGAGCAGGTTGTGGCGGTCCTGCCCTGCATGCGCGAGCCGACCATCGCCTCACTCCACGGCGACACGGGTTTCGCCGTCAAGGCCGCGGTGCCGCGGGCCGACCTGCCCACATTGATTCCCGCCATCAAGCAGGCGGGTGGGACGGACATCGTCATCTCCCAGACCACGCAGATTGTTCCATGA
- the hisH gene encoding imidazole glycerol phosphate synthase subunit HisH: MTPIAPIMIARTGAANVASVRAMLQRLDMEATVTSDAAAIATAPAVILPGVGSFGAAMSEIEPNGIARAIRDRVTWDRPLLAICLGLQLLAESSEESPGVNGLGVLPTRVTRFPEPLRAPHFGWNMVTSDDSGGLIEPGYAYFANSYRLTSAPPGWYSAWTDYGGPFVAAIERGNVLACQFHPELSGPWGQSLIERWLRRAGVQTC; the protein is encoded by the coding sequence ATGACCCCCATCGCACCCATCATGATCGCCCGGACGGGCGCCGCAAACGTCGCCTCGGTACGCGCCATGCTCCAGCGGCTGGACATGGAAGCGACGGTAACAAGCGACGCCGCCGCCATCGCCACGGCGCCGGCTGTGATTCTGCCCGGCGTCGGCTCGTTCGGAGCGGCGATGTCGGAGATCGAGCCAAACGGAATTGCCCGGGCGATTCGGGATCGCGTTACGTGGGATCGGCCCCTGCTCGCCATCTGCCTGGGGCTGCAACTGCTGGCGGAGTCGAGCGAGGAGTCGCCGGGAGTCAATGGGCTGGGCGTACTTCCGACGCGCGTCACGCGATTCCCCGAGCCGCTGCGGGCGCCGCATTTCGGGTGGAACATGGTCACGTCGGACGACTCCGGTGGGCTCATCGAGCCGGGATACGCCTACTTCGCCAACTCGTATCGGCTGACCAGCGCGCCGCCCGGCTGGTATTCCGCGTGGACGGACTATGGCGGACCATTCGTCGCCGCGATTGAGCGAGGCAACGTGCTGGCGTGCCAGTTTCATCCGGAACTGTCCGGCCCGTGGGGACAATCGCTGATCGAGCGATGGCTGCGTCGCGCGGGGGTGCAGACGTGTTGA
- a CDS encoding tryptophan 7-halogenase — translation MTHANDHDVIVLGAGPAGSTVSALLAEMGYRVLVVEKERFPRYHIGESIIPYAWFPLNRLGLIDKLDAAPFTVRKHSVQFVGLDGTVSTPFYFFQHTDHDCARTWQVVRADFDQFLADNACEKGAEIRFETAARELIMDGSRVAGVRVRSRDGREEDLRAAIIVDATGRDHFSAARHDWRLADPHLKKIAIWSYFKGAKRDPGIDEGATTVAYVPDKGWFWYIPLPDDIVSVGIVADRDYLYRGPRDPDAIFAREIDIQPWISDHVAPGVKTEPCKVTGDYSYRSRHCARDGLVLVGDAFGFLDPVFSSGVFLALQSGWMAADAIDAALRAGDVSAGRFADYGRRFCQGIEAMRRLVYAFYDHGFSFAAVLKKHPHLRGDMTDCLIGNVSKDFEPLFAAVREFADIPGPLPHGAPLVGVGG, via the coding sequence ATGACCCACGCCAACGATCACGATGTCATTGTTCTCGGCGCCGGACCCGCCGGCTCCACCGTCTCCGCCCTGCTCGCCGAGATGGGGTATCGCGTGCTCGTGGTGGAGAAGGAGCGCTTCCCGCGTTATCACATCGGCGAGTCCATCATTCCCTATGCCTGGTTCCCCCTCAACCGGCTGGGGCTGATCGACAAGCTGGATGCCGCTCCGTTCACGGTCAGGAAGCACAGCGTGCAGTTCGTCGGGCTGGATGGCACGGTCAGCACACCCTTCTACTTCTTCCAGCACACCGATCACGACTGCGCCCGCACCTGGCAGGTCGTTCGCGCCGATTTCGACCAGTTCCTCGCCGACAACGCCTGTGAAAAAGGCGCGGAAATCCGTTTCGAGACTGCCGCCCGCGAGCTCATCATGGATGGGTCCCGCGTGGCCGGCGTGCGCGTCCGCTCGCGCGACGGGCGCGAGGAGGATCTCCGCGCCGCCATCATCGTCGACGCCACCGGGCGCGACCACTTCAGCGCCGCCCGTCACGATTGGCGCCTCGCTGACCCGCATCTGAAGAAGATCGCCATCTGGTCCTACTTCAAGGGGGCGAAGCGCGACCCCGGCATTGATGAGGGCGCCACCACGGTCGCCTATGTGCCCGACAAGGGCTGGTTCTGGTACATCCCGCTGCCCGACGACATCGTGAGCGTGGGCATTGTGGCCGATCGTGACTACCTCTATCGCGGCCCGCGCGATCCGGACGCCATCTTCGCCCGCGAGATCGACATTCAGCCGTGGATCAGCGACCATGTCGCCCCCGGCGTGAAGACCGAGCCGTGCAAGGTGACGGGCGATTATTCCTATCGCTCGCGCCACTGCGCCCGCGATGGGCTGGTGCTGGTGGGCGACGCCTTCGGCTTTCTCGACCCGGTGTTCTCCTCGGGCGTCTTCCTGGCGCTGCAGTCCGGCTGGATGGCCGCCGACGCCATCGACGCCGCCCTCCGGGCTGGAGATGTCTCCGCCGGACGCTTCGCCGACTACGGCCGCCGTTTCTGCCAGGGCATCGAGGCCATGCGGCGGCTGGTCTACGCCTTCTATGACCACGGCTTCAGCTTCGCCGCCGTCCTCAAGAAACACCCGCATCTGCGCGGCGACATGACCGACTGCCTGATCGGCAATGTCTCCAAGGACTTCGAGCCGCTCTTCGCCGCCGTGCGCGAGTTTGCTGACATCCCCGGCCCGCTGCCGCACGGGGCCCCGCTCGTCGGGGTCGGTGGGTGA
- the hisE gene encoding phosphoribosyl-ATP diphosphatase, producing the protein MIVPSIDLMDGQAVQLVGGREKALDAGDPRPIARRFGLAGEVAVIDLDAALGQGSNATLVTEILDLARCRVGGGIRDVDTAIRWLDAGAARVILGTAATPDVLSKLPRDRVIAALDAVHGEVVVHGWRTRTGRSVTERLSELSPYVGGFLVTFVEREGRLQGIDLDAAARLREACGDGCSLTVAGGVTTIQEIAALDALGIDAQVGMALYTDRMHLADAIAARLITRADETLWPTVIVDELGVALGLAWSNVESLRRAVETRRGVYWSRSRGALWEKGTTSGDTQELLAIDLDCDRDCLRFTVRQHGRGFCHTGARTCWGEDAGLPRLVRRLRDRLEHAPPGSYTRRLFDAPDLLRKKLLEEAEELAEAPDRDNAAWETADLLYFALAAMIRRGAALEDVMRHLDRRALKVTRRD; encoded by the coding sequence ATGATCGTTCCCTCGATTGACCTGATGGACGGGCAGGCCGTGCAACTCGTGGGCGGGCGTGAAAAGGCGCTCGACGCCGGTGATCCGCGTCCCATTGCGAGGCGCTTCGGGCTGGCGGGCGAGGTGGCGGTGATCGATCTGGACGCCGCCCTTGGACAGGGCTCCAACGCAACGCTCGTCACCGAGATCCTCGACCTGGCCCGCTGCCGCGTGGGCGGTGGCATCCGCGATGTTGACACGGCCATCCGCTGGCTCGATGCCGGCGCGGCCAGGGTGATCCTGGGTACCGCGGCGACCCCGGACGTGCTCTCGAAGCTCCCCCGCGATCGGGTGATCGCCGCGCTCGACGCCGTGCATGGCGAGGTGGTCGTGCATGGCTGGCGCACCAGGACGGGCCGGAGCGTGACCGAGCGCCTGAGTGAACTGAGTCCATATGTGGGTGGCTTCCTGGTCACGTTCGTCGAACGCGAAGGGCGATTGCAGGGCATCGACCTCGACGCCGCCGCCCGACTTCGCGAGGCGTGCGGCGACGGGTGCTCTCTCACCGTGGCCGGCGGGGTCACGACGATCCAGGAGATCGCCGCACTGGATGCGCTGGGCATCGACGCCCAGGTGGGCATGGCGCTGTACACCGACCGAATGCATCTGGCGGACGCCATCGCGGCGCGCCTGATCACCAGGGCTGATGAGACGCTCTGGCCCACCGTGATCGTGGATGAGCTGGGCGTTGCGCTGGGTCTGGCGTGGTCGAACGTCGAGTCCCTCCGCCGCGCCGTCGAAACGCGGCGCGGCGTCTACTGGTCGCGCTCACGGGGGGCGTTGTGGGAGAAGGGCACGACCTCCGGCGACACGCAGGAACTGCTGGCGATCGACCTGGACTGCGACCGCGACTGCCTGCGCTTCACGGTACGTCAGCATGGCAGGGGGTTCTGTCACACCGGCGCACGGACCTGCTGGGGCGAGGACGCGGGGTTGCCCCGACTGGTCCGGCGCCTTCGTGACCGGCTGGAGCACGCTCCGCCCGGCTCGTACACGCGCCGCCTGTTCGATGCCCCTGATCTGCTGCGGAAGAAACTGCTTGAGGAGGCGGAGGAACTGGCCGAGGCGCCGGACCGTGACAACGCCGCGTGGGAGACCGCCGACTTGCTCTATTTCGCGCTGGCCGCCATGATCCGTCGCGGCGCCGCGCTCGAGGACGTGATGCGCCACCTCGACCGACGGGCGCTCAAGGTGACGCGCCGCGATTGA
- the hisF gene encoding imidazole glycerol phosphate synthase subunit HisF: MLTRRVIPCLDVRDGRVVKGIRFAGLRDAGDPAALAACYERQGADELVMLDVSATTEGRAAAIQTVRAIRSVISIPLTVGGGVRSVSHARDLLEAGADKVAVNTAATDRPEILRELARQFGTQCTVIAIDAARRAEETSGTSSPWQVMIRSGTVRLDLDALEWARTAASLGAGEILLTSWDRDGTRSGYDLDLITAVSRAVRIPVIASGGAAMPLHLVEALDAGAEAVLAASIFHDGQHTVADVKQALARAGVPVRLEHWGAGT, encoded by the coding sequence GTGTTGACCAGGCGTGTCATCCCCTGCCTCGACGTGCGCGACGGGCGCGTGGTCAAGGGCATCCGCTTCGCCGGTCTGCGGGACGCGGGTGATCCGGCGGCCCTGGCCGCCTGCTACGAGCGGCAGGGCGCGGATGAACTGGTGATGCTCGACGTCAGCGCCACCACCGAGGGGCGCGCCGCCGCCATTCAGACGGTGCGGGCGATTCGATCCGTCATCTCCATTCCCCTCACCGTCGGTGGCGGCGTGCGCTCGGTGTCGCACGCGCGGGATCTGCTCGAAGCCGGCGCGGACAAGGTGGCCGTCAACACCGCCGCCACCGATCGACCGGAGATTCTCCGAGAACTGGCCCGGCAATTCGGCACGCAGTGTACGGTGATCGCCATCGACGCGGCGCGGCGTGCAGAAGAAACCAGCGGAACGTCGTCACCCTGGCAGGTCATGATCCGCTCCGGCACGGTCCGCCTCGATCTGGACGCTTTGGAATGGGCTCGCACCGCCGCATCGCTCGGCGCGGGTGAGATACTGCTCACCAGCTGGGACCGTGACGGTACGCGATCCGGCTACGATCTGGACCTGATCACCGCCGTCAGCCGGGCAGTTCGCATACCCGTCATCGCCTCCGGCGGAGCGGCGATGCCGCTGCATCTGGTGGAAGCCCTCGACGCGGGCGCGGAAGCGGTTCTGGCCGCGTCGATCTTTCACGACGGCCAGCACACCGTGGCCGACGTCAAGCAGGCGCTCGCCCGTGCCGGTGTGCCGGTGCGTCTGGAGCACTGGGGAGCCGGCACATGA
- a CDS encoding histidinol-phosphate aminotransferase family protein, with product MTRRNTFPADSPAAASIAALRPAFDAGLVKPYTAHRPHSGDAAQRSGARTVDLFLDANEGASPPREVMEALATVSPDVLRRYPSARPLEQRLARLLNLPDANVLVTAGGDDALDRCCRTMLGPGLELLLPTPSFEMIPRYARLRGGAVIDVPWGRGPFPTSAMLDRITPVTRLIAIVSPNNPTGSVAAADDLRRLSAAAPHALLLVDLAYTEFADVDLTPVALSLPNAVIVRTFSKAFGLAGLRVGYAASSNADVITWLRSVGNPYAASSVSLAVAEACLDLGTGRRSPYFDHVRRERVALAEMLAARGARPYPSQANFVLAEVNDPAGLRASLAAKGIAIRTFPSAPGLEQAVRITCPGDAGAFERLTRAIADWRADVASNQL from the coding sequence ATGACACGACGGAACACCTTTCCCGCCGATTCGCCCGCAGCCGCTTCCATCGCGGCGCTCCGGCCCGCGTTCGACGCGGGGCTGGTCAAACCGTACACGGCCCATCGGCCCCACTCGGGCGACGCGGCGCAGCGCTCCGGCGCGCGGACCGTTGACCTGTTCCTCGACGCCAACGAGGGCGCGTCTCCGCCCCGCGAGGTGATGGAGGCCCTGGCGACCGTTTCACCCGACGTGCTGCGCCGCTACCCCAGCGCCAGGCCGCTGGAGCAGCGTCTGGCCCGGCTGCTCAACCTGCCCGATGCGAATGTGCTCGTCACCGCGGGAGGCGACGACGCCCTGGATCGCTGCTGCCGGACCATGCTCGGCCCGGGACTGGAACTGCTGCTGCCCACGCCCTCGTTCGAGATGATCCCCCGCTACGCGCGGCTGCGCGGCGGCGCCGTGATCGACGTTCCGTGGGGACGCGGCCCTTTCCCCACGTCGGCGATGCTCGATCGCATCACGCCAGTCACGCGGCTGATCGCCATTGTGTCACCCAACAACCCGACCGGGTCGGTCGCCGCCGCCGATGATCTGCGCCGACTCTCGGCCGCCGCGCCGCACGCGCTGCTGCTGGTCGATCTGGCCTACACCGAGTTCGCCGATGTTGATCTCACGCCCGTTGCGCTTTCGCTGCCCAACGCCGTCATCGTGCGTACGTTCTCCAAGGCATTCGGCCTGGCGGGCCTTCGCGTGGGATACGCCGCGTCGTCCAACGCCGACGTCATCACCTGGCTTCGATCGGTGGGCAACCCCTATGCCGCGTCGAGCGTGTCACTGGCGGTGGCGGAGGCGTGTCTGGACCTGGGAACGGGGCGAAGGTCGCCATACTTCGATCACGTCCGCCGCGAGCGCGTGGCGCTGGCCGAGATGTTGGCTGCTCGCGGCGCCAGACCGTATCCGTCCCAGGCCAACTTTGTGCTGGCGGAAGTGAACGATCCAGCCGGGCTGCGGGCCTCGCTGGCGGCCAAGGGCATCGCCATCCGAACGTTTCCGAGTGCACCGGGACTGGAGCAGGCGGTTCGCATCACGTGCCCGGGTGATGCGGGGGCGTTTGAGCGACTGACGCGCGCGATCGCTGATTGGCGCGCCGACGTTGCATCGAATCAACTCTGA
- the hisD gene encoding histidinol dehydrogenase yields MFRRVALDDLLRRRAATLDDETFRVAGAIVDDVRERGETALREHAFRFGDLSAADEPLTLERGQLERSLSSLDAESRGVLERAAERIRRFAQHQRASLQDLTVCVPGGQAGHRFVPVEVAGCYAPGGRYPLPSSLLMTVIPARVAGVEQVIAASPRPSSITQAAAAIAGADHLLIIGGAQAIAALSCGCAGLPPCDVIVGPGNRWVTAAKHVASRFARIDMLAGPSELLVIADDSADPSLVAADLLAQAEHDEDALPILVALGRGTAERIVEQVRRRLIKLPFPATARIALSNGGWISAENEEEAVSISDAIAPEHLQVCTRHSEELAARLRHYGAIFIGERAAEVFGDYGIGPNHTLPTGGVARHSAGLSVLHFLRPLTFLRFDDSPQSIADAEAIARDAAAMARMEGLEAHARAAEARITARS; encoded by the coding sequence ATGTTCCGACGAGTCGCACTGGATGACCTGCTTCGACGCCGTGCCGCAACGCTTGATGACGAGACGTTCCGCGTCGCCGGCGCCATCGTGGATGACGTGCGCGAGCGCGGCGAGACGGCCCTGCGAGAGCACGCTTTCCGCTTCGGCGACCTGAGCGCGGCGGACGAACCCCTGACCCTCGAACGCGGGCAACTGGAGCGATCGCTGTCCTCGCTCGACGCCGAGTCACGCGGCGTGCTGGAGCGCGCGGCGGAGCGCATCCGCCGCTTCGCGCAACATCAACGCGCATCGCTGCAGGATCTCACCGTCTGCGTACCCGGCGGCCAGGCGGGGCATCGTTTCGTACCCGTCGAGGTTGCGGGCTGCTATGCGCCGGGGGGGCGATACCCGCTTCCGTCCTCCCTGCTGATGACGGTCATTCCCGCCCGCGTGGCGGGCGTGGAGCAGGTGATCGCCGCTTCGCCCCGTCCTTCATCCATCACGCAGGCGGCGGCGGCCATCGCCGGGGCGGATCACCTCCTCATCATCGGCGGGGCGCAGGCCATTGCCGCGCTCTCCTGCGGCTGCGCGGGGTTGCCCCCCTGCGATGTCATCGTCGGTCCCGGCAATCGGTGGGTCACCGCCGCCAAGCATGTTGCGTCGCGCTTCGCACGCATCGACATGCTCGCGGGACCGTCGGAACTGCTGGTCATCGCCGATGACTCCGCAGACCCGTCGCTCGTGGCGGCGGACCTGCTGGCCCAGGCGGAGCATGACGAGGACGCCCTGCCGATCCTCGTCGCCCTGGGACGTGGAACGGCGGAGCGCATCGTCGAGCAGGTGCGCCGGCGATTGATCAAACTTCCCTTCCCCGCGACGGCCCGCATCGCGCTCTCCAACGGGGGCTGGATCAGTGCGGAGAATGAGGAGGAGGCCGTTTCCATCAGTGACGCGATTGCGCCCGAACACCTGCAGGTCTGCACGCGCCATTCCGAGGAGTTGGCCGCGCGCCTGCGGCACTATGGCGCCATCTTCATCGGCGAGCGCGCCGCGGAAGTGTTCGGCGACTACGGCATCGGACCGAATCACACCCTGCCCACCGGCGGGGTGGCGCGTCACAGCGCGGGGCTGTCCGTACTGCACTTCCTGCGCCCGCTGACGTTCCTGCGCTTCGATGACTCGCCCCAATCCATCGCGGACGCCGAAGCCATCGCCCGCGATGCCGCCGCGATGGCCCGAATGGAGGGGCTGGAGGCCCACGCCCGCGCGGCGGAAGCGCGAATCACGGCCCGATCGTGA
- the speA gene encoding biosynthetic arginine decarboxylase encodes MTTLDTTRVIRSAMDRQWTVSDSAELYQIRAWGKGYFTVNDAGHVVVRPHAAAENEIDLYEVVTGLHERGLTAPVILRFTDLLAHRLRHLYKAFAGAIAENNYQGKYLAVYPIKVNQQRPVVEEVYKFGDEFGFGLEVGSKPELLAVMALSPTTHERLIVCNGFKDDEYIEAVILSTKLGKKIIPVVEGFDELRLIIKHAKKYNVRPQIGVRIKLASQGAGRWRDSAGAKSKFGLFVSEVLEMFELLKQHQMEDCLQLVHCHMGSQVQDIRRVKDAINELSRVYVELAKLGAGLRYLDVGGGLGVDYDGSQTNFESSMNYSLDEYASDITHRIGSVCDEAGIPHPTIISESGRAMVAYHSILVFNVLGASALDRFQVPSKLEEEFPGGDEIPQPITDLFDAYNGVSERRLVECYHDAVGARDAALQLFNLGYLSLRMRALAERLFWATCTRVAELCRKRGNTPEELEDLEVILSDTYFCNFSLFQSLPDSWAIDQLFPIMPIHRLAERPTRKGVLADITCDSDGKIDRFIDVRDIKKTLDLHALNPGEEYYLGVFLVGAYQETLGDLHNLFGDTHVVHIRLDESGGWWIEEVVKGDTVAEVLGYVQYQPDRLYPQMSRDCEKAVRDGRLTVAESQVLLRFYESGLNGYTYLEPE; translated from the coding sequence ATGACCACACTCGACACGACCCGCGTCATCCGCAGCGCCATGGATCGACAGTGGACGGTCTCCGATTCCGCTGAACTGTATCAGATCAGGGCCTGGGGCAAGGGCTACTTCACGGTCAACGATGCGGGACACGTCGTCGTGCGGCCGCACGCCGCCGCGGAGAACGAGATCGACTTGTACGAGGTGGTCACCGGGCTTCATGAGCGCGGACTGACCGCGCCCGTCATCCTGCGGTTCACCGACCTGCTGGCTCACCGGTTGCGGCACCTGTACAAGGCCTTCGCGGGCGCCATCGCGGAGAACAACTACCAGGGCAAATACCTGGCGGTGTACCCGATCAAGGTCAATCAGCAGCGGCCTGTGGTGGAGGAGGTCTACAAGTTCGGCGACGAGTTCGGCTTCGGGCTGGAAGTCGGCAGCAAGCCCGAACTGCTGGCCGTGATGGCCCTCTCGCCCACCACGCACGAGCGCCTCATCGTGTGCAACGGCTTCAAGGACGACGAATACATCGAAGCCGTCATTCTCTCGACCAAGCTGGGCAAGAAGATCATCCCCGTCGTCGAGGGGTTCGACGAGCTTCGGCTGATCATCAAGCACGCCAAGAAGTACAACGTGCGCCCGCAGATCGGCGTGCGCATCAAGCTGGCCAGCCAGGGGGCGGGCCGGTGGCGCGACTCAGCCGGCGCCAAGTCGAAGTTCGGGCTCTTCGTCAGCGAGGTGCTGGAGATGTTCGAATTGCTCAAGCAGCACCAGATGGAGGACTGCCTGCAACTGGTCCACTGCCACATGGGCAGCCAGGTGCAGGACATCCGCCGCGTGAAGGACGCCATCAACGAACTTTCCCGGGTGTACGTGGAACTCGCCAAGCTGGGGGCGGGGCTTCGCTATCTCGACGTGGGCGGCGGGCTGGGCGTTGACTATGACGGCAGCCAGACGAACTTCGAGTCGAGCATGAACTACTCGCTGGACGAGTACGCCAGCGACATCACCCATCGCATCGGCAGCGTGTGCGATGAGGCGGGCATTCCGCACCCGACGATCATCAGCGAGTCCGGCCGCGCCATGGTCGCCTATCACAGCATTCTCGTCTTCAACGTGCTGGGGGCCTCGGCGCTGGACCGATTCCAGGTGCCCAGCAAGCTGGAGGAGGAGTTCCCCGGCGGCGACGAGATTCCGCAGCCGATCACCGACCTGTTCGACGCCTACAACGGCGTCTCGGAGCGACGCCTTGTGGAGTGCTACCACGATGCCGTCGGCGCCAGGGACGCCGCCCTGCAGCTTTTCAACCTGGGCTACCTGTCGCTGCGCATGCGAGCCCTGGCTGAGCGGCTCTTCTGGGCCACCTGCACCCGCGTCGCCGAGCTCTGCCGTAAGAGAGGCAACACGCCGGAGGAACTGGAGGATCTTGAAGTCATCCTCAGCGACACCTACTTCTGCAACTTCTCGCTCTTCCAGTCTCTGCCGGACTCGTGGGCCATTGACCAGCTCTTCCCGATCATGCCGATTCACCGGCTGGCCGAGCGCCCCACCCGCAAGGGCGTGCTGGCCGACATCACCTGCGACTCCGACGGCAAGATCGACCGCTTCATCGACGTGCGCGACATCAAGAAGACGCTCGACCTGCACGCTCTGAATCCCGGCGAGGAGTATTACCTGGGCGTGTTCCTCGTCGGGGCGTACCAGGAGACGCTCGGCGATCTGCACAACCTGTTCGGTGACACGCACGTCGTTCACATCCGTCTGGATGAGTCCGGCGGGTGGTGGATTGAGGAAGTGGTCAAGGGCGACACCGTGGCCGAGGTGCTCGGCTACGTGCAGTACCAGCCGGACCGGCTCTATCCGCAGATGTCGCGCGACTGCGAGAAGGCGGTGCGCGACGGGCGTCTCACCGTGGCCGAGAGCCAGGTGCTGCTTCGCTTTTACGAGTCCGGGCTGAACGGCTACACCTATCTGGAGCCGGAGTGA
- the hisB gene encoding imidazoleglycerol-phosphate dehydratase HisB — MSPPRTATIERTTRETSIRLALNLDGGGDVTISTGLGFFDHMLHALAYHARFDLSLTCQGDLRVDDHHTVEDVGLVLGDAINQSLGDRVGIRRFAHAYAPLDEALARCVIDLSGRPCAAVNLDLRWRVVGDTSSENLTHFFLSFATTVRGALHVDVLRGENDHHRAEAAFKATALALRAAVARDDRPAGVPSTKGTL; from the coding sequence ATGTCTCCACCACGTACCGCAACGATCGAGCGAACCACGCGCGAGACGAGCATCCGACTTGCGTTGAACCTCGATGGCGGGGGCGATGTCACCATCTCCACCGGCCTTGGCTTCTTCGACCACATGCTCCACGCCCTGGCATATCACGCCCGGTTTGACTTGTCGTTGACCTGCCAGGGTGACCTGCGCGTGGATGACCATCACACGGTGGAGGACGTGGGACTGGTGCTGGGCGACGCCATCAATCAGTCCCTGGGTGACCGCGTTGGAATCAGGCGATTCGCCCACGCCTACGCCCCGCTTGATGAAGCCCTGGCGCGGTGCGTGATTGATCTCTCCGGCCGCCCATGTGCTGCGGTGAATCTCGACCTGCGCTGGCGCGTGGTCGGCGACACGTCCAGTGAGAATCTCACGCATTTCTTCCTGTCGTTTGCGACGACCGTGCGAGGCGCCCTGCACGTGGACGTGCTGCGCGGCGAGAATGACCACCACCGCGCCGAGGCGGCGTTCAAGGCGACTGCGCTGGCGCTGCGCGCCGCCGTGGCCCGCGATGACAGGCCCGCGGGAGTTCCCAGTACGAAGGGGACGCTGTAG